In Salarias fasciatus chromosome 2, fSalaFa1.1, whole genome shotgun sequence, one genomic interval encodes:
- the tcirg1b gene encoding T cell immune regulator 1, ATPase H+ transporting V0 subunit a3b: MGSMFRSEEVCLVQLFLQSGSAYNCVSELGELGLVEFRDLNPNVNAFQRKFVSEVRRCEELEKTFTFLEQEISRSLSPPLRCPLPPPCPTPSAPQPRELITIEEESERLARELKEVSRNRDSLRAQLTQLCQYQGVLTQTHSLTVSHAPPPALENQGLFDNRQDVHLSFVAGVVHPWKVPSFERLLWRACRGFIIVDFREMEDRLVHPDTGEMVQWTVFLISYWGDQIGQKVKKICDCFHTQTFAYPESSAEREEILQGLQGRIEDIKSVLAQTESFLQQLLVKAVAVLPQWKVRVQKCKAIQMVLNLCSPSVTDKCLIAEAWCPTAKLPELQSALREGGRKSGSGVDSFYNRLPSSTPPPTLFPINSFTAGFQNIVDAYGVASYREVNPAVYTIITFPFLFAVMFGDVGHGLLMTLAALWMVLEEKDPKLKNNTNEIWRMMFGGRYLILLMGLFSIYTGAIYNECFSRGLATFSSSWHVGPMFEKNIWNSSVLAEYPFLSMDPVVPGVFTNAYPFGIDPIWGLANNKLTFLNSYKMKMSVIIGIFHMTFGVCLSFFNYWHFGKISSVFFVLIPELCFMVFLFGYLVFMVVFKWIAYTPAQSKSAPSILIHFIDMFLFTENAENPPLYQGQIVVQKVLVVLALCSVPVLLLGKPTCEYFKFTRRRRRVRLEDDRRPLMGDSGSINTRQGEVEGGAADEEEFDTADVFMHQAIHTIEYCLGCISNTASYLRLWALSLAHAQLSEVLWVMVMRIALKWQGYVGSAVLFVIFAFFATLTVAILLVMEGLSAFLHALRLHWVEFQNKFYSGTGYKFSPFSFSALINAPAVI, encoded by the exons ATGGGCTCCATGTTTCGCAGTGAGGAGGTTTGCCTGGTGCAGCTCTTCCTTCAGTCCGGCTCGGCCTACAACTGTGTCAGCGAGCTGGGAGAGCTGGGCCTGGTGGAGTTCAGAGAC TTAAACCCGAATGTGAACGCTTTCCAGAGGAAGTTTGTCAGTGAGGTCAGACGATGTGAGGAGCTTGAGAAAACCTTTA cctTCCTGGAACAGGAGATCAGTCGCTCCCTCTCTCCGCCCCTGCggtgccccctccctcctccgtgCCCCACCCCTTCGGCCCCTCAGCCCCGCGAGCTCATCACCAtcgaggaggagagcgagaggcTGGCCCGGGAGCTCAAGGAG GTGTCCAGGAACAGAGACAGCCTTCGGGCTCAGCTGACACAACTCTGCCAGTACCAAGGAGTCCTGACGCAAACCCACTCGCTCACAGTCTCACAT GCGCCTCCGCCTGCGCTAGAAAACCAAGGCCTGTTTGATAATCGCCAAGATGTCCACCTCAG ctttGTGGCCGGAGTGGTCCACCCCTGGAAGGTCCCCTCGTTTGAACGCTTGTTGTGGCGGGCCTGTCGCGGTTTTATTATCGTGGACTTCAGAGAAATGGAGGACAGACTGGTGCATCCGGACACG GGGGAAATGGTGCAGTGGACAGTGTTTCTCATCTCATACTGGGGAGATCAGATCGGACAAAAAGTCAAGAAAATATGCGATTG CTTCCACACTCAGACGTTTGCATACCCTGAGAGCAGTGCTGAGAGAGAGGAGATTCTCCAGGGCCTTCAGGGAAGAATCGAGGACATCAAATCG GTGCTGGCACAGACCGAgagcttcctgcagcagctgctggtgaaaGCCGTCGCCGTCCTCCCTCAGTGGAAGGTGCGAGTGCAGAAATGCAAGGCGATCCAGATGGTGCTGAACCTCTGCAGCCCTTCAGTCACCGATAAGTGTCTGATCGCGGAGGCATGGTGTCCCACCGCCAAGCTGCCCGAGCTGCAGAGCGcgctgagagagggaggg agaaAGAGCGGCAGTGGGGTCGACTCGTTCTACAACCGCCTGccgtcctccacccctcccccgaCTCTGTTTCCCATCAACTCCTTCACTGCAGGTTTCCAGAACATTGTTGATGCTTACGGCGTGGCCAGCTACCGCGAAGTCAATCCAG cGGTGTACACCATCATCACGTTCCCCTTCCTCTTCGCCGTGATGTTCGGGGATGTGGGTCACGGTTTGCTGATGACCCTGGCTGCTCTCTGGATGGTCCTGGAGGAGAAGGACCCCAAACTCAAGAATAACACCAATGAG ATCTGGAGGATGATGTTTGGAGGGAGATACCTGATCCTGCTGATGGGCCTTTTCTCCATTTACACGGGGGCCATCTACAACGAGTGCTTCAGCCGAGGCCTCGCGACGTTCAGCTCGTCCTGGCACGTCGGCCCCATGTtcgagaaaaacatttggaa TTCCTCGGTGCTGGCAGAGTACCCGTTCCTCTCGATGGATCCTGTGGTGCCTGGGGTTTTCACCAACGCCTATCCTTTTGGCATTGATCCG ATCTGGGGCCTGGCCAACAACAAGCTGACCTTCCTGAACTCCTACAAGATGAAGATGTCCGTCATCATCGGTATTTTTCACATGACGTTTGGAGTCTGCTTGTCGTTCTTCAACTACTG GCACTTCGGTAAGATCAGCAGCGTGTTCTTCGTGCTGATCCCAGAGCTCTGCTTCATGGTGTTTCTGTTCGGCTACCTCGTCTTCATGGTGGTCTTCAAGTGGATCGCTTACACTCCTGCTCAGTCCAAGAGTGCTCCCAGTATCCTGATCCACTTCATCGACATGTTCCTCTTCACGGAGAACGCCGAAAACCCGCCGCTCTATCAGGGACAG ATTGTGGTGCAGAAGGTCCTGGTGGTGCTGGCTCTGTGCTCGGTCCCCGTCCTCCTGCTTGGGAAACCCACATGTGAATATTTCAAGTTCACAAGAAGACGGCGTCGTGTA CGCCTTGAGGACGACCGGCGCCCGCTGATGGGTGACAGCGGCTCCATCAACACCCGTCAGGGGGAGGTGGAAGGAGGAGCCGCAGACGAGGAG GAGTTTGACACTGCGGACGTGTTCATGCACCAAGCCATCCACACCATCGAGTACTGCCTGGGATGCATCTCCAACACGGCGTCTTACCTCCGGCTCTGGGCTCTCAGTCTGGCTCACGCAC agCTGTCGGAGGTGCTGTGGGTGATGGTCATGCGCATTGCTCTGAAGTGGCAGGGCTACGTGGGCTCCGCCGTGCTCTTTGtgatttttgccttttttgccACGCTGACCGTCGCCATCCTGCTGGTGATGGAGGGACTGTCGGCCTTCCTGCACGCGCTGCGTCTGCACTG GGTGGAGTTTCAGAATAAGTTCTACAGTGGAACCGGCTACAAGTTCAGCCCCTTCTCCTTCTCGGCTCTCATCAATGCCCCAGCTGTTATATGA
- the LOC115401967 gene encoding involucrin-like, which produces MLQINWNPQIKLHRTELQQDHDCREEQLFKQEAHCCLEQDDPEPPHIGEKEEEPQPPQIKEEEEPSQIREEEPEIHQEQEETKSSQIEEHEELSTSQKGEQCILKFESETLKVPSVEDHSDLSEPGVPETEWFLSQDSEVHHEKRHMDSESAPNVKLKKLKVFRRNNMNIIHVSEKQAQCEKLLCEET; this is translated from the exons ATGCTGCAAATCAACTGGAATCCTCagatcaagttacacagaacag agctccaacaggatcatgactgcagagaggagcagctctttaaacaggaagcaCACTGCTGTCTAGAACAGGACGacccagaacctccacacatcggagaaaaagaagaagaaccacaacctccacagatcaaagaagaagaagaaccttcacagatcagagaagaagaaccagaaattcatcaggagcaggaggaaacaAAATCCTCACAGATCGAGGAACACGAGGAACTCAGCACCAGCCAGAAGGGAGAACAATGTattctgaagtttgaaagtgaaaccttgaaggttccttctgttgaggatcacagtgacctgagtgaaccagGCGTTCCAGAGACTGAGtggttcctctctcaggactctgaagtccaccatgagaaaAGACACATGGACTCAGAATCAGCTCCAAATGTAAAGCTGAAAAAGCTCAAGGTGTTTCGTAGAAACAATATGAACATCattcatgtttcagagaagcaggctcaatgtgaaaagcttctttgtgaAGAAACGTGA
- the mrpl18 gene encoding large ribosomal subunit protein uL18m, which produces MSLRGVGRGLRLFLGQIQRNVTTKQTARCLSQTSSQPEPSADGNEDVNPTFENRNPRNLEQMALAVKDRGWKTTWPSREFYHRLMFSRSQHHVTAEVFSSTSPVPVLSCSTKEWALKRELASTNCVSACQAVGEVLAHRCQQAGITRMVYRAIPWTYRSDGVQAFRKAMKEGGIILSEPRRKYIGT; this is translated from the exons atgTCTCTGCGGGGAGTCGGCCGCGGGCTGCGACTGTTTTTAGGtcaaatacagagaaatgtgaCCACAAAACAGACAG CTCGGTGTTTGAGTCAGACTTCCTCTCAGCCGGAGCCCAGCGCGGATGGAAATGAAGACGTGAACCCGACCTTCGAGAACAGAAACCCCCGGAACCTGGAGCAGATGGCCCTGGCGGTGAAGGACCGGGGCTGGAAAACCACATGGCCCTCCCGGGAGTTCTATCACAG GCTGATGTTTTCTCGCAGCCAGCATCACGTCACCGCCGAGGTCTTCTCCAGCACGTCTCCTGTCCCCGTCCTCTCCTGCTCAACCAAAGAGTGGGCGCTGAAGAGGGAGCTGGCTTCCACCAACTGCGTGTCTGCGTGTCAGGCCGTGGGCGAGGTGCTGGCACATCGCTGCCAGCAGGCCGGCATCACCAGGATGGTGTACCGGGCCATTCCCTGGACGTACCGCTCCGATGGC gtTCAGGCCTTCAGGAAAGCAATGAAAGAAGGAGGAATCATCCTCAGTGAACCCAGGAGGAAATACATCGGGACCTGA
- the LOC115399382 gene encoding protein phosphatase Slingshot homolog 3, protein MARLTLHRIPSIATAPDESFQRRGILQKRESFALVKGAVLLLEEGENVDLQEETSPSAVSPVKHASDIRHRHVHAMVEQLRPEDTIKLAVQLESVSSVRVRYLIVVSTLSNKQESILLGMDFPSSDSDQCTIGLVLPIWSDTQVYLDGDGGFSVTSAEETRIFKPVSMQTLWSVLQALHGCCERAVKGAVIPGSGLEWVQHYHQHIESDRFCLNEWEVMNDLESVRKDSDGQSSSDRVSNEQLIKEHLRDIMRTEDLDNLTCKMVQSALKTRIGFDMRPYKEYIDNEMMVTMAQMDKPSKIFDYLYLGSEWNAANFEELQKNNIGYILNVTREIDNFFPESFTYMNIRVYDVEATDLLSHWPDTYNFINTARKSGQGVLVHCKMGVSRSASTVIAYAMKQQRWTLDVALAFVRDRRAIIKPNEGFMKQLQTYNGILTASQQRHSTLWRRKSRDQRQKSVHQPDGGKEAKPGDGEEDDDDDEDEEEDDGEEYDDDDEDEGLDVEGEGEECPDEKSDSDEDHEVFEHPDPDNSMETEMTGAASGPVITINEPDKVTPSVNRSGRMNLFSLMQSISELDDDDKGCEQLPGSPRRSPGPRRRSHARRSLTHQGGCVDVSPEPRSLQDGDQNKP, encoded by the exons ATGGCTCGCTTAACGCTGCACAGAATCCCATCCATCGCCACTGCTCCA gatGAAAGCTTCCAAAGAAGAGGGATCCTTCAGAAAAG GGAGAGCTTTGCCCTGGTCAAGGGGGcggttctcctgctggaggaAGGCGAGAACGTGGACCTTCAGGAGGAGACTTCTCCCTCAGCCGTCTCTCCGGTGAAGCATGCGTCAGACATACGACACCGACACGTCCATGCCATGGTGGAGCAACTGCGACCAGAGGACACTATAAAGCTG GCGGTGCAGCTGGAGTCGGTCAGCTCGGTTCGAGTCAGGTATCTGATCGTCGTCTCCACGCTGAGCAACAAGCAGGAGAGCATCCTGCTGGGCATGGATTTCCCCAGCTCAGACAG TGATCAGTGCACCATCGGCCTGGTCCTGCCCATATGGAGCGACACCCAAGTATATCTGGATGGAGACGG CGGTTTCAGCGTCACTTCAGCGGAGGAGACCAGAATTTTTAAACCTGTGTCTATGCAGACCCTGTG GTCGGTGCTGCAGGCGCTGCATGGCTGCTGCGAGCGTGCGGTTAAGGGAGCCGTGATCCCGGGCTCGGGTCTGGAGTGGGTTCAGCACTACCACCAGCACATCGAGTCGGACCGCTTCTGCCTGAACGAGTGGGAGGTCATGAACGACCTGGAGTCTGTGCGCAAAGACAGTGATGGACAGAG CTCATCAGATCGAGTTTCCAATGAGCAACTCATCAAAGAGCACCTGAGAGACATCATGAGAACCGAAGACCTGGACAACCTCACGTGTAAaatg GTGCAGAGTGCACTGAAGACCAGGATCGGGTTTGACATGAGGCCCTACAAAGAGTACATCGACAATGAAATGATGGTCACCATGGCTCAGATGGACAAGCCCTCCAAGATATTTGATTATCTTTACCTG GGCTCTGAGTGGAATGCAGCAAACTTCgaagagctgcagaaaaacaa CATCGGCTACATTCTGAATGTGACCAGAGAGATTGACAACTTCTTCCCAGAGTCCTTCACCTACATGAACATCCGGGTGTACGACGTGGAAGCCACAGACCTGCTGTCACACTGGCCGGACACGTACAACTTCATCAACACTGCGAG GAAGAGCGGGCAGGGTGTGCTGGTGCACTGTAAGATGGGCGTGTCGCGCTCTGCGTCCACCGTGATCGCCTACGCCATGAAGCAGCAGCGCTGGACGCTGGACGTGGCTCTGGCCTTCGTCAGGGATCGCCGGGCCATCATCAAGCCCAACGAGGGCTtcatgaagcagctgcagaCCTACAACGGCATCCTCACCGCCAG ccagcaGCGCCACAGCACACTCTGGAGGCGGAAATCAAGAGACCAAAGACAGAAGTCTGTGCACCAGCCGGACGGAGGGAAAGAAGCAAAACcaggagatggagaagaagacgatgatgatgatgaagatgaagaggaggatgatggggAGGagtatgatgatgatgatgaggatgaggggCTTGATGTGGAGGGGGAAGGTGAAGAGTGCCCCGATGAAAAAAGTGATTCAGATGAAGACCATGAG GTGTTTGAACATCCAGATCCCGACAACAGCATGGAGACCGAGATGACCGGAGCAGCATCTGGTCCTGTCATCACTATAAATGAACCCGATAAG GTTACTCCCAGTGTTAATCGCAGCGGCAGGATGAATCTCTTCTCTCTGATGCAGTCCATCAGTGAGCTGGATGATGACGATAAAGGGTGTGAACAG CTGCCTGGCAGTCCGCGGCGATCTCCCGGTCCGCGGAGGCGCAGTCACGCTCGACGGAGTCTCACTCACCAGGGCGGATGTGTGGACGTTTCACCTGAGCCCCGGAGCCTGCAGGACGGCGACCAGAACAAACCCTGA